A single Natranaerobius thermophilus JW/NM-WN-LF DNA region contains:
- a CDS encoding ABC transporter substrate-binding protein codes for MSSRKLFVLFLALMFATAVAIGGCAPPEEAKEEDPEAEEEEEAPAEVDNPAVERPNEIVIGGPDLEGIFNPVLYSGVYDSWVLGMIFDSLLTVDENGQLTTDQRSVAKDYEISEDGTVYTFHLREGWEFHDGEEITAEDVAFSLEVTAHPDYDGPRSSFSDDIVGVDEFREGETDELEGITVEDDYTLVVEAQEPSADNIFDFAVMIMPKHYYDFENYEDFQDLTDDPMGSGPFELVEYSPDQHAILESFEDYYHGAPNVDRIIYEETETEQQIPMVETGEADIVQVSSTPENMEMLEDIDHQEALTFFDNAYTYIGLNHEDEHLQHQEVRQALAYALDIEAFLDGMFGDELAQPIYTPFSPVSWAYPDEDDMNDYAYDPDKANELLDEAGYEWDDNEEYRVNEDGERLSFTWETIADNEWSEHLTTLALEQWPQIGVELEIENYDFNTLTDRIDQDRGDVDMWNMGWSLSAEPDPSNIFSVEYADAGLNYGMYHNEEAEELMQEGLETFDQDERAEVYNELGVLFNEDLPYIFVYSNKEIWSTNDRVENYEPTAFQHLTWNIHEWEVTDYEE; via the coding sequence ATGAGTAGCAGAAAGTTATTTGTATTATTTCTGGCATTGATGTTTGCTACTGCTGTAGCCATCGGTGGCTGTGCACCTCCAGAAGAAGCTAAAGAGGAGGATCCAGAAGCAGAGGAAGAAGAAGAGGCTCCAGCAGAAGTAGATAATCCTGCTGTAGAAAGACCTAATGAAATTGTAATTGGAGGTCCAGATCTAGAAGGAATTTTCAATCCAGTTTTATACAGTGGTGTTTATGACTCCTGGGTTTTAGGTATGATTTTTGATTCACTACTTACAGTAGATGAAAATGGACAGTTAACAACTGATCAGAGATCAGTTGCCAAAGATTATGAAATCTCAGAAGATGGCACTGTATACACTTTCCACTTACGTGAAGGATGGGAATTTCACGATGGAGAAGAGATAACTGCCGAAGATGTGGCCTTTTCTTTAGAAGTTACTGCTCACCCTGATTACGACGGACCACGCTCCAGCTTTTCCGACGATATAGTGGGTGTAGATGAATTTCGAGAAGGAGAAACTGACGAGCTAGAAGGAATTACAGTAGAAGATGATTATACCTTGGTAGTTGAAGCTCAAGAACCTAGTGCTGATAACATATTTGATTTTGCAGTAATGATAATGCCAAAACATTATTATGATTTTGAAAACTATGAAGACTTCCAGGATTTAACAGACGACCCAATGGGAAGTGGTCCCTTCGAACTTGTAGAATACAGTCCGGATCAACATGCTATCTTAGAATCCTTTGAAGACTATTACCATGGTGCACCAAATGTGGATCGAATAATCTACGAAGAAACTGAAACTGAACAACAAATTCCAATGGTTGAAACAGGAGAAGCTGATATTGTCCAGGTAAGTTCAACTCCAGAAAATATGGAAATGTTAGAAGATATAGACCATCAGGAAGCATTAACTTTCTTTGATAATGCCTATACTTATATTGGTTTGAACCACGAAGATGAACACTTGCAGCATCAAGAGGTTAGGCAGGCATTAGCTTATGCCCTTGATATCGAAGCTTTCCTTGATGGAATGTTTGGAGATGAATTGGCTCAACCGATATACACTCCGTTTTCACCCGTATCATGGGCATATCCCGATGAAGACGATATGAACGATTATGCTTATGACCCTGATAAGGCCAATGAACTACTTGATGAAGCGGGTTATGAGTGGGATGACAATGAAGAGTATCGAGTAAATGAAGACGGAGAGAGACTATCCTTTACATGGGAAACCATTGCTGACAACGAATGGTCCGAACATTTAACTACTCTAGCCTTAGAACAATGGCCACAAATAGGAGTAGAACTAGAAATCGAAAACTACGATTTCAATACCTTGACCGACAGAATTGATCAGGACCGCGGAGATGTAGATATGTGGAATATGGGTTGGTCACTATCAGCCGAACCCGATCCATCTAATATCTTTAGTGTAGAATATGCCGATGCTGGCTTAAACTACGGAATGTATCACAACGAAGAAGCAGAAGAATTGATGCAAGAAGGTCTTGAAACCTTTGATCAAGATGAAAGAGCAGAAGTTTACAATGAACTAGGTGTACTATTTAATGAAGATCTACCCTATATCTTTGTCTACAGTAACAAAGAGATTTGGTCCACAAATGACCGAGTTGAAAACTATGAACCAACTGCATTCCAACACTTGACATGGAATATCCACGAGTGGGAAGTAACAGACTACGAAGAATAA
- a CDS encoding ABC transporter ATP-binding protein, protein MQEAVNRMPEAGENILEVNNLKKHFPVRGGLLKKVVGHVKAVDGVSFNIKRGQTLGLVGESGCGKSTTGRTILRLLEKTQGEVFYQGQDVYNLNKHEMKNLRQKMQIIFQDPYSSLNPRLNVSEIVGESLKEHGIARGKELRDRVKDAIEKSGLQGHHVRRYPHEFSGGQRQRIGIARALALNPEFIVADEPVSALDVSIQSQILNLMMDLQEEMGLTYLFIAHDLGVVKHISDRIGVMYLGNLVELADKKALFDNPHHPYTRALLSAIPPSHPRNRGAREQIVLKGTIPSPANPPSGCKFHPRCPEAEERCSQEVPEFKEVAPDHYVECHLY, encoded by the coding sequence ATGCAGGAAGCAGTTAACAGAATGCCAGAAGCAGGAGAAAATATCCTCGAAGTTAATAATTTAAAAAAACACTTCCCTGTTAGGGGTGGACTACTAAAAAAGGTAGTTGGACACGTGAAAGCTGTGGACGGCGTTTCATTTAATATAAAAAGAGGGCAAACTTTGGGTTTGGTAGGAGAATCAGGTTGTGGTAAATCAACAACAGGTAGAACCATTCTAAGGTTATTAGAAAAAACTCAAGGGGAAGTATTCTATCAAGGTCAAGATGTTTATAATTTGAATAAACATGAAATGAAAAATTTGCGTCAAAAAATGCAGATAATTTTTCAAGACCCCTATAGTTCTTTAAATCCCAGGTTAAATGTGTCAGAAATTGTTGGTGAATCTTTAAAAGAACACGGAATTGCTCGAGGCAAAGAACTAAGAGATCGGGTAAAAGATGCTATTGAGAAGAGTGGCTTACAGGGTCACCATGTTCGTCGTTATCCCCACGAATTTAGTGGAGGTCAGAGACAACGGATTGGAATAGCTAGAGCCCTGGCATTAAATCCAGAATTTATAGTAGCTGATGAACCTGTGTCTGCCCTTGATGTTTCCATTCAATCCCAGATATTGAATTTGATGATGGATCTACAAGAAGAGATGGGACTAACTTATTTATTTATTGCTCACGATTTAGGTGTAGTAAAGCATATCAGTGATCGGATTGGTGTTATGTATCTAGGGAATTTAGTTGAACTGGCAGACAAGAAAGCGTTGTTTGACAATCCACATCATCCATATACAAGAGCGCTGCTATCAGCTATACCGCCTTCTCATCCTAGAAATAGAGGGGCTAGAGAACAAATAGTTCTAAAAGGGACTATACCCAGTCCTGCAAATCCACCTTCGGGTTGTAAATTTCATCCGCGCTGTCCAGAAGCAGAAGAGAGATGTTCCCAAGAAGTTCCGGAATTTAAAGAGGTTGCTCCAGATCACTATGTGGAGTGCCATTTATATTAA
- a CDS encoding uracil-DNA glycosylase, translating to MQSYTHLTDLESLKKEALICKNCHLRETCNGVVFGEGDEQADIMLIGEGPGAKEDELQRPFVGPAGELLTKMLAAINFSRDDVYITNIVKCRPPNNRTPNQEEMDTCLPILRQQIRLIQSKIIVILGGAALKGLIDKNMKITKARGSWLERKGIHILPTYHPAYLLRNPAKKKESWEDLQNLKAKYMELTNNDID from the coding sequence GTGCAATCCTATACCCATTTAACAGATTTAGAATCGCTAAAGAAAGAAGCACTTATATGTAAAAATTGTCACTTAAGGGAAACTTGTAATGGGGTAGTATTTGGTGAAGGGGACGAACAAGCCGATATTATGTTAATAGGTGAAGGTCCCGGGGCAAAAGAGGATGAACTGCAACGCCCCTTTGTTGGACCGGCGGGAGAATTATTGACAAAAATGTTAGCAGCTATAAATTTTTCTAGAGATGATGTTTATATTACTAATATAGTCAAATGCCGACCACCTAATAATAGAACCCCGAATCAAGAAGAGATGGATACTTGTTTACCTATATTACGACAGCAGATCCGCTTAATTCAATCTAAAATTATAGTTATCTTGGGAGGAGCCGCATTAAAGGGGTTAATAGACAAAAATATGAAAATTACTAAAGCCCGAGGAAGTTGGTTAGAACGCAAAGGAATACATATCTTGCCTACATACCATCCAGCTTATTTACTGAGGAATCCAGCCAAAAAAAAGGAATCATGGGAAGATCTACAAAATTTAAAAGCAAAATATATGGAATTAACTAACAATGACATCGATTAA
- the grdA gene encoding glycine/sarcosine/betaine reductase complex selenoprotein A, whose protein sequence is MFEGKKVVILGDRDGIPGPAIEECIKTTGAEVVYSTTECFVUTSAGAMDLENQKRVKELTDKHGPENLIVIIGGADAEGSGLATETVTNGDPTFAGPLAGVQLGLKCYHIVEPEVKEAVDSSVYEEQVEMMEMVLEVDEIIQEVKEYREKYCKFL, encoded by the coding sequence ATGTTTGAAGGTAAAAAAGTAGTTATCTTAGGTGATCGCGATGGCATCCCTGGCCCTGCTATTGAAGAGTGCATCAAAACAACAGGAGCAGAAGTTGTATACAGCACTACTGAATGTTTCGTCTGAACGTCCGCAGGTGCCATGGACCTTGAAAATCAAAAGCGGGTCAAAGAATTAACTGACAAACACGGTCCTGAAAACTTGATTGTAATCATAGGAGGAGCAGATGCAGAAGGTTCAGGACTAGCAACTGAAACTGTTACTAATGGTGACCCAACTTTTGCAGGTCCATTGGCGGGAGTCCAGTTAGGACTCAAATGTTATCACATAGTAGAACCGGAAGTGAAGGAAGCTGTAGATTCTTCGGTGTACGAAGAACAGGTAGAAATGATGGAAATGGTACTTGAAGTTGATGAAATTATACAAGAGGTCAAAGAGTATCGGGAAAAGTATTGTAAGTTCTTGTAA
- a CDS encoding ABC transporter permease encodes MGTYIVRRVLIMIPVLLGITVFLFSLFQLAPGNPLASLHQDPDMTPEARERIEEQYGLNQPVHIQYLDYMGNLFQGDMGMSFQYRRDVSFLIAHRIGPTFILSFGAFLLALVVAIPAGIISATRQYTSVDNAFTVFALIGVSIPNFFFGLVMMRVFAVALGWFPTGGMQTSGADFPFPWNILDVANHLVLPAIVLGLSSAAHFMRYTRSSMLEVIRQDYIRTARAKGLKERIVIYKHALRNALIPIITLMGFQLPMLFSGSLVVEIVFGWPGMGRLAYNAVMQRDYPLMMGVNLFLAIFILLGNLLADIAYAFVDPRIRYD; translated from the coding sequence TTGGGAACTTATATAGTTAGGCGAGTACTGATAATGATCCCTGTGTTACTAGGAATTACTGTCTTTCTCTTTAGCTTGTTTCAATTAGCACCTGGAAATCCCTTGGCTAGTTTACATCAAGACCCGGATATGACACCAGAAGCTCGAGAGCGTATTGAAGAACAATACGGATTAAATCAACCCGTACATATACAGTACTTAGATTATATGGGAAATCTATTCCAAGGCGATATGGGTATGTCGTTTCAGTACAGAAGAGATGTAAGTTTTCTCATAGCTCATAGAATAGGGCCTACTTTTATATTATCATTTGGTGCATTCTTATTAGCTCTAGTAGTAGCCATACCAGCAGGGATTATATCGGCTACCCGCCAATATACCAGTGTTGATAATGCCTTTACGGTGTTTGCCTTAATCGGTGTATCTATTCCTAACTTTTTCTTTGGATTGGTGATGATGCGCGTCTTCGCAGTTGCTCTGGGGTGGTTCCCCACTGGGGGAATGCAGACCTCTGGAGCGGACTTTCCCTTTCCGTGGAATATATTAGACGTAGCAAATCACCTTGTTTTACCTGCTATTGTATTAGGCCTTAGCAGTGCTGCACATTTTATGCGTTACACCAGATCTAGTATGCTAGAAGTTATCAGACAGGATTATATTCGGACTGCCCGTGCTAAAGGTTTAAAAGAAAGAATCGTTATATACAAACACGCTCTTAGAAATGCATTGATTCCAATTATCACTTTAATGGGCTTTCAGTTACCCATGCTCTTTTCAGGTTCACTAGTAGTAGAAATTGTCTTTGGCTGGCCTGGTATGGGAAGGTTGGCTTATAATGCAGTTATGCAGCGTGACTATCCACTAATGATGGGAGTAAACTTGTTCCTTGCCATATTTATATTACTCGGAAATCTACTAGCTGATATTGCCTATGCCTTTGTAGATCCCAGAATCAGGTATGATTAA
- the opp4C gene encoding oligopeptide ABC transporter permease gives MAKNELNESTSQEVQSHGLSEEVESPIKLIWRRFKRNRLALIGLIVLLILVFGAVFAPFLTPHDRDTIDYANADAEPDSEHILGTDDRGRDMFTRLLYAGRVSLSVGIFATLLRILIGVTLGGIAGYYGGAVDNVIMRIADVFMSFPFLPIALTFVAILGPSIYNIMLVIAIIGWPGICRIVRAEILSLREQEFIEAAKALGLSDRTQIIKHLIPNTMAPIIVSATLGIAGAILTESFLSYLGLGVSPPTPTWGNLLSAAQESYIIRNRWWQWVPPGIMIFLAVMSLNLLGDGLRDALDPKLKE, from the coding sequence TTGGCTAAAAATGAACTGAATGAAAGTACAAGTCAAGAAGTTCAATCTCATGGCTTGTCTGAGGAAGTTGAAAGTCCTATTAAACTTATATGGAGACGCTTTAAGAGAAATAGATTAGCTTTGATCGGGCTGATTGTTTTATTAATACTGGTTTTTGGAGCGGTTTTTGCTCCATTTTTGACGCCCCATGATAGGGATACTATTGACTATGCTAATGCCGATGCCGAGCCAGATAGTGAACACATTCTAGGGACCGACGACAGGGGCAGAGATATGTTTACCAGGCTTTTGTATGCAGGTAGAGTTTCCTTATCTGTGGGTATTTTTGCTACTTTACTGCGGATTTTGATCGGTGTAACTTTGGGAGGTATCGCAGGTTACTACGGAGGAGCAGTTGATAATGTTATCATGCGGATAGCCGACGTCTTTATGTCCTTTCCATTTTTACCAATTGCCTTAACTTTCGTCGCCATACTGGGACCAAGTATTTACAATATCATGCTGGTAATAGCAATTATTGGTTGGCCGGGTATCTGCAGGATTGTAAGAGCGGAAATTCTATCCTTGAGAGAACAAGAATTTATTGAAGCTGCTAAAGCTCTAGGTCTTAGTGACCGTACCCAAATAATAAAACACTTGATTCCCAATACTATGGCTCCAATTATCGTTTCGGCTACTTTAGGTATAGCGGGTGCGATATTAACTGAATCATTTCTCAGCTATTTGGGATTAGGGGTAAGTCCACCAACTCCCACCTGGGGCAATTTGCTATCTGCTGCCCAAGAATCCTATATTATTCGAAATAGATGGTGGCAGTGGGTACCACCGGGTATTATGATTTTCTTGGCTGTTATGAGTCTAAACTTACTGGGAGATGGGCTGAGAGATGCTCTTGATCCTAAACTTAAAGAGTAG
- the grdB gene encoding glycine reductase complex selenoprotein B codes for MSKKIVHYINQFFGQIGGEEKADTAPFVKEEPVGPGTALNGQLGDEGEIVATIICGDDYFSSNTEEAKEEIRKVLRDYDPDLVITGPAFNAGRYGTAAGGVAELAATEFELPVVSGMYPENPGVDMYKKYAYIIETSDSAAGMRKAAPAIAELSKKILRGEELGTPKEEGYIPRGIRKNVFFEERGSKRGVDMLVKKLNQEKFDTEYPMPDFDRVDPQPAIKDMANAKIALVTSGGIVPKGNPDGIESSSASKYGKYELKGMDTLTAESHETAHGGYDPTYANENPNRVLPLDAARKLEQEGRIAELHEYFYSTVGNGTSVGNAQQYAAEIAEDLKNHGVDAVIQTSTUGTCTRCGATMVKEYERAGLPAVHVASIVPISKTVGANRIVPAVAIPHPLGNPKLDEEEEFKVRKDLVDKALKALETELETQTVFED; via the coding sequence GTGTCTAAAAAAATAGTCCATTATATAAACCAGTTCTTTGGCCAGATCGGTGGTGAGGAAAAGGCTGATACGGCGCCATTTGTGAAGGAAGAACCTGTTGGACCTGGAACCGCTTTAAATGGTCAATTAGGAGATGAAGGTGAAATTGTTGCCACTATCATTTGTGGTGATGATTATTTCTCTTCTAATACCGAAGAGGCTAAAGAAGAAATTCGTAAAGTCTTACGGGATTATGACCCTGATCTGGTAATTACTGGTCCAGCCTTTAATGCTGGGAGATATGGAACAGCAGCTGGCGGCGTTGCTGAACTGGCTGCAACTGAGTTTGAACTACCTGTAGTTTCAGGTATGTATCCGGAGAACCCCGGTGTTGATATGTACAAAAAGTATGCCTATATAATTGAAACATCAGATTCCGCTGCTGGCATGAGAAAAGCTGCTCCAGCCATAGCCGAATTATCTAAGAAAATTCTTAGAGGCGAAGAACTGGGAACTCCTAAGGAAGAAGGTTATATCCCCCGAGGAATTCGCAAAAATGTCTTTTTTGAGGAGCGCGGTTCCAAACGGGGTGTGGATATGCTGGTTAAAAAACTTAATCAAGAGAAGTTCGACACAGAATATCCCATGCCAGACTTTGATCGGGTTGATCCTCAACCTGCTATAAAAGATATGGCAAATGCTAAAATTGCCTTGGTAACTTCAGGTGGAATTGTACCTAAAGGAAATCCCGATGGAATTGAGTCATCCAGTGCTTCTAAATATGGAAAATATGAATTAAAAGGCATGGATACTTTGACAGCAGAAAGCCATGAAACTGCACATGGTGGTTATGATCCAACTTATGCCAATGAAAATCCCAATAGAGTTCTTCCCTTGGATGCGGCTAGGAAACTTGAACAAGAGGGTCGAATTGCTGAGTTACATGAATACTTCTATTCTACAGTAGGAAATGGAACTTCTGTTGGAAATGCTCAACAATATGCGGCTGAAATAGCAGAGGATCTAAAGAATCACGGTGTGGATGCTGTTATACAGACTTCCACCTGAGGCACATGTACTCGTTGCGGTGCAACGATGGTTAAAGAATACGAGCGTGCTGGTTTACCAGCGGTTCATGTGGCCTCAATAGTGCCGATTTCAAAGACTGTGGGAGCTAATAGAATAGTTCCAGCTGTAGCTATTCCACATCCACTGGGCAATCCAAAACTAGACGAAGAGGAAGAATTTAAGGTGAGAAAGGATCTGGTTGATAAAGCACTCAAAGCTTTAGAAACCGAGCTAGAAACTCAAACTGTTTTTGAGGACTAG
- the grdD gene encoding glycine/sarcosine/betaine reductase complex component C subunit alpha: protein MSQKVKNQLSEVFHELAEALESGQYGKKSKICVTTLGSEHGPEEVVKGAELAKQQNPGIDITLVGPKVDTKLTYAKETDCEETVHKTMEDLLSKGEADASVTMHYNFPVGTATVGKVITPGLGKEMLIATTTGTAGMNRIEAMIKNAIYGVITAKALGNPDPKIGILNVDGAKQVEKALIDLKENGYSIEFAESARQDGGFVMRGNDLLAGSADVMVTDTLTGNLLMKIFSAYTTGGSYESLGYGYGPGVGKDQKQVVNIISRASGAPVIAGAIKFAAEASAGGIVKLTNEEFKKAEQAGLNEILEGSKSSQDAGETEEVTPPPKKPVSEEISGMDIMILEDARKVLWKEDVYAETGMGCAGPVVMVAPEDKEEAEKILREHGYLS from the coding sequence TTGTCTCAAAAAGTTAAAAATCAATTATCAGAAGTTTTTCATGAACTTGCTGAAGCTTTAGAGTCCGGTCAATACGGTAAAAAATCTAAAATTTGTGTAACAACTTTGGGAAGTGAACATGGTCCTGAAGAAGTGGTTAAAGGTGCAGAATTGGCAAAGCAACAAAACCCAGGAATAGATATTACTCTAGTTGGGCCTAAAGTAGACACTAAACTAACATATGCTAAAGAGACAGACTGTGAGGAAACTGTCCACAAAACTATGGAAGATTTGTTATCAAAAGGGGAAGCCGATGCATCAGTAACTATGCATTACAATTTCCCAGTTGGAACGGCCACAGTAGGAAAGGTGATCACCCCTGGGTTAGGTAAAGAAATGTTAATAGCCACGACTACAGGTACAGCCGGAATGAATCGGATTGAGGCCATGATTAAAAATGCCATTTACGGTGTGATTACTGCCAAGGCCTTAGGTAACCCTGATCCTAAAATTGGGATACTGAATGTGGATGGAGCCAAACAAGTAGAAAAGGCACTTATTGACTTAAAAGAAAATGGTTATTCTATTGAGTTTGCAGAATCGGCCAGACAAGATGGTGGCTTCGTCATGAGAGGAAACGATCTACTAGCAGGTTCAGCTGATGTAATGGTCACTGATACATTAACAGGAAACCTTCTAATGAAAATCTTCTCAGCCTATACCACAGGTGGAAGTTACGAGTCTTTAGGTTATGGTTATGGGCCTGGAGTTGGTAAAGATCAAAAGCAAGTCGTGAACATTATCTCTAGGGCTTCTGGTGCCCCAGTGATTGCCGGTGCTATTAAATTTGCAGCAGAAGCTAGTGCCGGTGGCATAGTTAAATTAACTAATGAAGAATTTAAAAAAGCGGAACAGGCTGGCTTAAATGAGATACTAGAAGGATCGAAATCTAGTCAAGATGCAGGAGAAACAGAAGAAGTCACACCACCTCCCAAAAAACCTGTTAGTGAAGAAATCTCAGGTATGGACATCATGATTTTAGAAGATGCTCGAAAGGTTTTATGGAAAGAAGACGTTTATGCAGAAACGGGAATGGGCTGTGCTGGTCCCGTAGTCATGGTTGCTCCTGAAGATAAAGAAGAAGCAGAAAAAATCCTCAGAGAACATGGTTATCTAAGTTAA
- the grdC gene encoding glycine/sarcosine/betaine reductase complex component C subunit beta: MAASVVGGNSYILVHAPNTMKYHGSTQQSDRHKNPESDYLKNLPNYMRSFEDAVKYPPNQTYIGNISPDELAQIEKPWYQNLDQGDRYSDWGEIMPEDEFFGLVQISDSFDLVKLEENFVNEIKPKLEKNPVITKDHVAKLSGTNKDEIKEIVDNGNGEPLYIDDNLVGCVKSAHETDQNLNAHVMLENLMAKASGSLALLHLGNQQGVDLSQTDYVMEVSEEACGDVNQRGGGNFAKAIAEIAGCENATGSDVRTFCSAPAHAMINAAALVEAGVYEQVAIVAGGAVAKLGMNGKDHVKQEMPVLEDCLGGLALLISKNDGQNPIIRTDAIGKHNVGTGSAPQAVISSLTTTPLEKLGLTVTDIDKYSVEMQNPELTQPAGAGDVPASNYKMIGALGVKKGQLEKKDMMNFVQERGMPGFAPTQGHIPSGVPFVGHARRMLDKGEISKAMIIGKGSLFLGRLTNLFDGISFVMEPNQGDVDEEGTVSKEEIKQIVAGSLRDLADSLSENADNESDS; the protein is encoded by the coding sequence ATGGCGGCTTCCGTAGTTGGTGGTAACAGTTATATTCTTGTGCATGCTCCCAATACGATGAAATATCATGGTTCGACCCAGCAATCAGATAGACACAAAAACCCAGAAAGTGATTATTTAAAAAATCTTCCTAATTACATGCGTTCTTTTGAAGATGCCGTTAAATACCCCCCTAATCAAACTTACATTGGAAATATCTCTCCTGATGAACTAGCTCAAATAGAAAAACCTTGGTATCAAAACCTTGATCAAGGTGATAGGTATAGTGACTGGGGAGAAATCATGCCAGAGGATGAGTTTTTCGGTTTAGTTCAAATTAGTGATTCATTTGATTTGGTTAAATTGGAAGAAAATTTTGTTAACGAAATCAAACCTAAATTGGAAAAAAACCCTGTAATAACAAAAGACCATGTGGCGAAACTCTCTGGAACAAATAAAGATGAAATAAAGGAGATAGTTGATAATGGTAATGGAGAACCTCTATATATAGATGATAATTTGGTGGGTTGTGTTAAATCTGCCCACGAAACCGACCAAAATTTAAATGCTCATGTTATGCTTGAAAATTTAATGGCAAAAGCTTCAGGTTCTTTGGCATTACTGCACTTAGGGAATCAGCAAGGAGTAGATTTATCACAAACTGACTATGTAATGGAGGTCAGTGAAGAAGCATGTGGAGATGTTAACCAAAGAGGTGGAGGCAATTTTGCCAAGGCAATAGCAGAAATAGCTGGTTGTGAAAATGCTACTGGTTCCGATGTAAGGACATTTTGTTCTGCTCCTGCCCATGCAATGATTAATGCAGCTGCACTAGTAGAAGCAGGAGTATATGAACAAGTAGCTATCGTAGCAGGTGGGGCAGTTGCAAAACTCGGAATGAATGGTAAGGATCATGTTAAGCAGGAAATGCCTGTGCTTGAAGACTGTTTAGGAGGATTGGCACTTTTAATAAGTAAAAATGATGGTCAAAACCCCATTATCAGAACTGATGCTATAGGTAAACACAATGTAGGTACAGGTTCTGCTCCTCAAGCTGTGATTTCCTCTTTAACAACAACTCCTTTAGAAAAATTGGGATTAACGGTTACAGATATAGATAAATATTCGGTAGAAATGCAAAACCCTGAACTGACTCAACCTGCCGGTGCCGGTGATGTACCAGCTTCTAATTATAAGATGATTGGTGCCTTAGGTGTTAAAAAAGGTCAGTTAGAGAAGAAAGACATGATGAATTTTGTGCAGGAACGAGGCATGCCAGGTTTTGCACCTACTCAAGGACATATTCCTTCAGGTGTCCCCTTTGTTGGTCACGCTAGGCGTATGCTTGATAAGGGCGAGATAAGTAAAGCCATGATAATTGGAAAAGGTAGTTTATTCTTAGGGCGACTGACTAACTTATTTGATGGAATTTCTTTTGTAATGGAACCTAATCAAGGTGATGTAGATGAGGAAGGAACAGTTTCAAAAGAGGAAATCAAACAAATAGTAGCTGGTTCGTTACGGGACTTAGCAGATTCTTTATCTGAAAATGCAGATAACGAGTCAGACAGTTAG
- a CDS encoding ABC transporter ATP-binding protein — protein MSDTLLEVKGLQTYFYTEDGTVKAVDGVDFHVNRGEILGIVGESGCGKSVSNMSILRLIQDPPGKIVGGEINFEGTNLLELPENKMRNIRGNDIAMIFQEPMTSLNPVFTVGDQIMEALLLHRNMSMEEARNHAVEMLKTVGIPRANEAIDEYPHQFSGGMRQRAMIAMALSCNPSLLLADEPTTALDVTIQKQILELIKDMKEQYDTGITLITHDLGVIADMADRVVVMYAGKVVEQADIFEIFDKPLHPYTSGLHESIPTMDTEAERLKVIRGVVPNPLTMPEGCPFHPRCDHEMTKCREKMPPLMDLNGRQVRCWLYSEDKEVG, from the coding sequence TTGTCCGACACACTTTTGGAAGTAAAGGGTTTACAGACCTATTTTTATACAGAAGATGGCACCGTTAAAGCTGTGGACGGAGTAGACTTTCACGTAAATCGCGGAGAAATTTTAGGAATTGTCGGTGAATCAGGATGTGGAAAAAGTGTCAGTAACATGTCGATATTGAGACTCATCCAAGATCCACCGGGGAAAATAGTAGGTGGTGAAATTAACTTCGAAGGTACTAATTTGCTAGAGTTACCAGAAAATAAAATGAGAAATATTCGTGGTAATGATATTGCTATGATTTTTCAGGAACCCATGACATCACTAAACCCTGTCTTTACAGTGGGAGATCAAATTATGGAAGCATTACTGCTTCACAGAAATATGTCTATGGAAGAAGCACGCAATCATGCCGTTGAGATGTTAAAAACAGTTGGCATTCCCCGTGCCAATGAAGCCATTGATGAGTATCCGCATCAGTTTAGTGGTGGTATGAGACAAAGAGCTATGATCGCCATGGCACTATCTTGTAATCCTAGTCTACTACTGGCTGACGAACCTACCACAGCTTTGGATGTTACTATCCAAAAACAGATTTTAGAGCTCATTAAGGATATGAAAGAACAGTATGACACTGGAATAACCCTTATAACTCACGATTTAGGGGTAATTGCAGATATGGCTGACCGGGTTGTAGTTATGTATGCTGGCAAAGTTGTAGAACAAGCTGATATTTTTGAAATCTTTGATAAGCCACTTCATCCTTATACAAGTGGATTACATGAATCGATACCAACAATGGATACAGAAGCCGAGCGGTTAAAAGTTATTAGAGGAGTTGTTCCCAATCCATTGACTATGCCAGAAGGTTGTCCCTTCCATCCCAGGTGTGATCATGAAATGACTAAATGTAGAGAAAAGATGCCACCCCTTATGGATTTAAATGGTCGCCAGGTGAGATGCTGGTTGTATTCGGAAGATAAGGAGGTGGGCTAA